The genomic interval GTTTGCCCAGAAGGCAACGTGCCTTTTCCCGCGTGCGAGGAGGAGTGCTTTTTAGCAAGCAAAATTAAAGTTTTAACACATGGTCGGAGTGGCGACCAAAAGGGAAAACTCAGTTTCCAGTCCAAGCCTCGCGGAGACATTCCTGCCAACCTCCGCACCCTCGCACGCCCCACCCCGAGCCCTGGAGCCTGAACCACTGGGGGACGGATTCGCTGCGAGGTTGCAGTTCGGGAACAGTCGGTAATCGGAAGGGGAAGTCAATGGGGAACTTGAAGGGGCGAGCCTGCCACGCGGGGAGCGCCCGCACTCGCGGGTCTGGGTGGACGGAGAGGGCGGCGGGGCGAGGGGCATCCGCCCGCGCCCCTCCCCTTCACAGCCGCctgtcccccgccccccggccccgcTCCCCGCCGGAATTTCTCAGTAAAGCCAGACGGgtttggggctggggggagggaaggggagaaggggccCCTCGGCTCGCCGCTCCCGAGACTTGAGGCCTCACCACCCAGGTTTTCTCCCCAGGGTGGGCGAGGCCCGGAGGACGACCACCCGCCTCTTCCCCGCCCCCCGCTGCCCCTCTTCAGGGGAACCAGGGCTCGGGATGCTTTCCCTGCAGGGAGGTGGAGAAAAGGCCGTGCTGGGTTAGTTACCAAGTGATGTCAAGAGGCTGGGAGCCCTCGCCGGCTTCTGTCCTTGCCTGTCGGGGcagatttatactttaaaaatacctcTCTCGCccacactgccccccaccccctacccctacAGCTTTCTTTGATCCGCTCAAAGGTGGCTGAGCTGAAGTTTGAGTAAGTCCTTTATGGGGTCTTAAAATGTTAAGTTCGTCCTATTTATCCGGAGTGACTCAAGGCCTGAGTCGGGAAGTCCACGTTGACTGAAATCAATAGGTGATTGTTGGGGACCCGCTGTCTTCCGAGGAACACCGTACTCAGCCCCGACTGTCATCCGCCGCGCGGGACTGTTTCATTTTGAGTTTGCAACTTGGGTTTTTCAGCGAGCTTTTTTTCTTCCCGAAAGCTAATGGCTTCCACCGCAATTAGACATTCTCCTCGcccgccccttccctcccctctctttaCATACAGTCGATTGGATACTAATTCCCGAGGCTATTGATAAGGTCGCCGGCGCCCcggcctctccccagccctcgCCCGCCCCAGTCCCCGCTCTCCCTCCGCCCTCCCTTCCTTGGCTTCCTTTTGATGTAGCGGGGAACGCgtcctactaaaaaaaaaaaaaaaaaaaaaaaaaaaaaaaaaaaaaaaaaaagtaatctgcCCGGTAACAATCAGCGCGCAGTAGCAGGAGACCCAGAGCTATTGGCTATGCAAATAGAGGGAGGGGAGACGGCGCCCCAAACTCTTACTCACCCTTTTAAAGCGATATCCcccttccacccacccacccaccccttccgCCCCACCCTCTTGGAAAGGGGCTGGCCCCGGGGCCAGGGTTAATCGCTCGCACCTCTGGTTTATGCGCTCCCCGCCCTCTTTATTCCACCTCCCCCTCCTTTCAGGGAACAGAGCTCACAGCTCACccagcctgccccctccccccgcttGCCCTCGCGCCCCGGTTCGGGCCCCCTTTCTCAGCGAGGGAGGTCCTGGGCCAACCTCGGTGTCTCTCCAGAGACCCTACCCACGCCGCGCTCGGCGCACGTGCCAGCTCCGCCAGCGCGCCGCGGGCCCTGGGCCCACTCCCTTTCTTCCCGGAGTGAAATAGCACGGACgggcagggttgggggtggcgggaggaaggaggtgaggaaaCGCCACCAGATCCCCTCTAAAAGCGGCTTTGACCCGAGGATGCATTGGAGCACGTGTCAGAGCCGACCGCGCTGGCTGCGTCTCCACCGTAGTTCCGCTCGCGGGGAGAAAGCCCTGGCTGCGAGCGACGCGTGAACCCGGAGGGTCCGCGAGGGTGCAGGCGAGGGACCCGGGGTGGAACTCTTGGGCCTCggaggaaaggaaggggtggTGTCGTTGGCgccgggggagagagggggagccaAACCTACCCCTCTTtcgcccctctcccctcctcctcccgggCTATTTCCTAGAAAGCTGTATCAGTGTGGCCACGCTCGGCGCAGACACCTCGGGCGGCTTGTCAGCAGAGGCAGGGCGAGGAAGCGGGTTTTTCCTGCGTGGCCGCTGGCCGCGGCGGAACCGCTGGTAGCCCTGCCCCCGGCCTGCGGCGGCTCGGGGCGCCTCCCCGCGTCTCCCAGTGGCGCCTGCGGCGCCCCAAGAACGGGATGGTTTCTGCTCCTGGGTCACATTCTATCACGTCGGAGAAGCGCCCCCTCCCTCCGGAcactcacccctccccccccaacacatctgcgggggggcgggggcgggggttggAGTGGGCGCCGTAGTTCTGGTCCCTTTAATCGGGTTTTGGAAACAGCTTCGACGTGATCAGGAACATAAATTTCAGGGACATAACCTTTTTCTCTGGGTATGCGAAGTTGCTGTTTTCTCAAATCgccctctttctttctcacgTAAAGGATCTATTTCTCAATTGTCTGAGCCCACCTCATCTTCAAGTAATCTACCCGTCATTCCTGGATCTTAAAATACATGGGCGGGAGTATTAGGATAAGTTTTGAAGCAGCCAGAGGCGGAGGGTCGTATTTTGGCAGGATGCACCTACAGAATGTGCGCAATTAGAGGAAATAAGTAGGAAtcggtggggttttttttttttttttgtgggttcCCCTCTCCGGGGCCCCTGGCTTGCGGGGCTGGATAGAGGGAGAGGGCCTCGGAGAGCTAAGGAGagggggccggggggcgggggactGCGTTTGAAGTTTGGTCGGGCCAGCTGCTGTTCTCCTTAATAAcaagaggggaaaggagggagggagggagagactgagaggaggaggggaggaccgggaggggagggaaagggaggaggaaccGGAGAGGGGGGTGAGGCGAGAGGGAGGAGAAGTAACTGCCCAGCCAGTTTGCGTCACTGCCTCggagagcagagagcagagcGAGCTGGGGAAAGCAGACAAGTTTGAAGGGGAGGGCAGGCAGAGTCAGCAGCCCCCGGGGCGCTCCTCTCCCACCGCCCAtccctttcccctcttcttccccAGCTTCCCTCTCTGCCCTTCGCTATTTCCCCGAAAACCCCTTATTTAGCCAAAGGAAGGAGGTAAGGGgaatcctctcccctccccctctccaaaAAACCCCCCAATTTTCCAGTCCGGAGATCGCAGGGGCGCGAGTGGGCACCCAGCTGGCCATGGAGCTGCTGTGCGGAGAGGTGGACCCGGTCCGCAGGGCCGTGCCGGACGCCAACCTGCTCCACGACGACCGCGTGCTGCAGAACTTGCTGACCATCGAGGAGCGCTACCTTCcccagtgctcctacttcaagTGCGTGCAGAAGGACATCCAGCCCTACATGCGCAGGATGGTGGCCACCTGGATGCTGGAGGTAGGTCTGCAGGCAGGCGCACCGTCCGTCCCCGCCCGGACCCCAGACCCCACGCGGGGACCCTGAACCTGCGAGAGGGCAGCCTCCGCGCCCGCCTCCCCGCTGCTGCGCGAGAGGTTACCCCGTGCCCTCGGCGAGACGCGTGGCTTCCTTTCTGTTCCTTGCGGGGTGCAAGATTaacggggggaggaggagaggagggaggaggcaaATCTGGGAGCAGCGAGGCTGtcccggggcgggggtgggggcgcaTCCCGCGCGCGGGTGCCTGCATGTGGctgcctcctccccccccccaaccccgaccTGTCTTTTGCGAAGCCGAGGCTGCTTTCAGTGCCTTGAAGAAGGGAGTAGGAGCGGGAAGCCGGGACCCCAAAGTTAAAAAATCAGCCCCCCCACAAAGGCCAGGGCAAATTCGTCCTAGCCTCgggtccccccccccaccccccgcctgtgGTCGCGACTCCGCGTTGGCACTTAAGGGGGGAGGGCGGAGGGcggagggaggagaagagaaacGGGGAATTCAGGAGCCCCGGAAGTCACACTGAAGAAACGTGTGTTTTCGGGGAACCCAAAAGAACCACTTCTTTCCCCTCGCTCCGAACCCTCGCGGACCGAGCCTTGTGCCCACGTCTGCACGGCTCCGGACCTGCCGTGGTTTCGCCATGTTGCTTTGTAAACTCGGGGTGGAGAGGCTGGAACGCGTCGCCCGCTCCCCCTCGCACCCCACTATCCCGGCCCCCCACTTCTGATGGCGCCCTCGACCCCGATCCCCCCCTCCCTCACGAAGGTTACTTACGTTTCGGCCTTCAGTTTCCTGGGTGCGGAGatctgggtggggtgggaggggggaggaggtgtGTGCAGGGGGGATAGCGGGTCCCCCCCCGAAGGAGAGGCTGGAGCCCCCCGCGCCTCTCTCCGGCGGCTCCCCGTCCTCGTCTGTCCCCCAGCTCTTCGCCACCGTCCCCGGCCTCTGCCCTTGTGGGCCGCGGCCGGACACTCCCGCCGCCGCGCTCACCCCTGCAAGTTTCCCCCTCGGTATCCAAAGCCCCAGGGGTCGCGGTCCAGACCTTCCCGGCACCCCAAACCTCCGCTGCGGGTAGCCTGGGTCCTCTGTAGGGTTTTCACGGCGAAAGGGCTTGTCTGGGGTATTTCCtcgatttttaattattttttgaacccgtctcccctgctcCGACTCCGGCCGCCCAGGCTGCGCGGCGCTGGCTCCCTCCGCCCTCCCCCCCGCTTCCcaacctctccccacccacccccccaaatgCGGCGCCTGGGCCGCGGGGACTGCCCCCGACAATTTTTTCAATTGTCGGGAATGATAGAGCAGGGTCTGGGGGTCCGAATGAGACCAAGAACGAGACCCCCGGAGCctccagaatatttttattgattttttgaaaagatgacgaaatccaaaaaagagagtgAGTGAGTGCGAGCGAGCGGAGCGGTGAGCGGCCCACGGGGGCGGCGGGGCCGGAGCTGCTGCGCCCTCGGCCTCGGGGTCCTTAACCCACCTCTCCTTTGAGTTTTTAGGCTCCCGGGGAGGACCCCAGCGCGGATGGCCATTCAGATTGACCCCAATTTCCTCGCCTTCATTCTGATCGCTTATtctactcccctccccctccccccctcccccgacaaattcaatatttttgtCGTTTCCCTAGATTGTGCggtttcccttttttcctcttttcctgatACTAtggtctccccccaccccgaccctgtCCCACTCGTGTCATAGGTCTGTGAGGAGCAGAAGTGCGAAGAAGAGGTCTTTCCTCTGGCCATCAATTACCTGGACCGCTTCTTGGCCGGAGTCCCAACTCCGAAGACCCATCTGCAGCTTCTGGGGGCCGTGTGCATGTTCCTGGCTTCCAAGCTCAAAGAGACCATCCCGCTGACCGCTGAGAAGTTGTGCATTTACACGGACAACTCCATCAAGCCTCAGGAGCTGCTGGTAATGactgcctccttcctccctgcctttctGCTCTCCCCTATCCTAATAATATACTTTGATGCCGCTGCTCCCAGAACAGATCCATAGGACCCCAAATTACCCATCACTGAAGTTTTCACACTTCTGGGAACTCTTTTAACACGAGGCTCCTTGTgttcctactgtgtgctgggctctGTGCGAAGTACCGAGACTCCACCCATGAATAAGATCCTCACTCAGGGAGACTTGTGTTGGTGAGATTCATTTGCAGTGTGTGCGCGCCCGCTTGCGTATGCAAAGGAGGCATGAAACacagtgataaaatattttaattaaattccaAATTTTCAATCGCTGAATTCCGAGACAGTAATCAACCTCTCACGTGATTCTCAAATACACATGTGGCGGGTCTCCTAAGAACCGGGGAGTTCAAAGGTAGGTCTTAGGCACCTCTTAGAGTCTCAAGATACCCGCACATAATAGCTGTTCACTAAATACCAGCTcattggcttttgagcagagtCAAATTGGGCCCTTTGTCAGAGGGTTGGGAGGCCTGGATTCCTGTCTCCGGTGGGGCTGTTACGTCTACATAGACACGGGGTCCTGTCTGGACTCTGGTTTCCTGCCCGCAAACCTTTTTCCCACCCAATAGGACTCTTTGCCCCTGTAGCTTCATACTTAAGACGGCCATGTGGCAGCAGCGTGGCATTGGTTGGGCAGCTCCAGAGGCCCACCTTCAGTGATCTGCACAGCCTATCTCCCAACTGTTCGGAAAAGGGGCCCCCTCTTCCCaccgcctcctcctccccctccctgctgGCCAGGCCTGCACTAAGTCCACAGGACCCGGGACTGGCTGCCTGAACTGAGCTCTTTGTGAGAGGCCTTCCTCcctgaggctgtgctgccacctagCGGCAGACATGTGCAAGGATGGGGAGGAATCTCCGAGAATGCAGAGGGGCATGAATGACCTCACCTTTGAACAGTTGCCAGATTTCAGCTGCTGCTGGTTTGGTCCGGGAGGCCCAGAAAggtgctttcttctaggagttctgcTTCCTTTAATAATGGTACAAGTCGAGTGGTTTATACTCACATTCCCCCGTGAGAAGGAGAGCTGGAATTTCAAGCCATCTTGGAAGACACTGACTGTTTAGTAGTCTATCTGGGTTTTCACCCCCAGCCTCCCGTAAAAAGCCAAGGCAGACTTGAAAGCAGGTAAAGGGAGCATGGTTAAAATTGGGATCCAGTTATATTTCTCACGGGAGACGAGGAAAACGAATCTTCCTTTTGCTTCATTGTTTCAACATGATGGGGGACTCGGGTATTTTTCAGAGCGCCCCAGTTTTTTTCCAGGGGCTTGCCAAGCTAATTTATATTGCTGCAGACAAATCTGCCTTTTTCCGGTCTCTGTCTCTTTATCCCAGAAGTTGAGAACTGGAGGAGTCCTCCTATTTTACCAACAAGAAAGCCGAggccagggaaggggagggaattgGCCCACACCGCACAGCCAGCCGGTGCTGTGCGTCGCAGGCAGAATAGGGCTCTGGTGGCCAGCTTAACAGGCGGAAGACAGTCGGGATCTTGGGGTGAATGGGGGAACGGACGACACTGGTAAGCTGGTCGCTCATTCTGCTGATGATGATAGATCGATAGGCCTGTTTTTCCCTCTGACTGCACGTATTTTTAAGGCTTTCTCCTTGGTTTGTTTCCCTTTGAGCACAGTTTCCCCCAACGTATTCCAACAAGGGAGAGAAACAAGGTTTTTCACTAGGTGGGCTGCTGGTGAGAGGCCCACAAGAGACAGGGTTACATGGTGCCAGCATTTGGGCTTCAGGCTtctatgaccttgaacaaggaCCTTCACCCTGCCCTGAATCACCTCCAGCTGCACAATGGGGTTGCCAGTGACCATGCGGTCCTTCAGTCATGGTAACAAAGGCCTGTGAAACATTTAAGTGGAAGGGTGCCCCGTGTCTGAGTATCATTTCCCAAGATTTGTGCATTACGTGTCCAGGGGAAAGTTTTAGCAGCAGAGAGAAAAATGGCACTTTTTGGCACCGACTACGAGCAAGCTAATTGGTTGCCAAGGATTTGGGCCAAGAAACCTAATTTTGAGCTTTATTCTGTGTACATCATTTTTCCACGAGGATTAAAAAGACTATTAATCTGGTGATAGATATACAGTAAGTTGCTACCAAAGGGCTACAATGACCTTGGCGTTATCTTAACTGTAGATTCAACCTTCTGGGTGGGCAGGCAGAAGCATACTGTGGAATGCAAGTCAGGGTTGGGTGTGGGTCGGGGAGCTGGggagacagagaaatagaaagtACCATCTTGGCAACAGCTACCTGGGCTCTCATTATTTTCAGTGGAGCCTGACCTTTGAAGCCTTAGAGGAGCCGTCACCCACTTCAAAGCTTTAGGGCCACTCTGATAAACGGCCCCGCCTTCCAATCTAGCCCCGTGTCCTAATGAGAATCGTTATGAAGACTGGTCTGGATGCCAAGCCCCCAGTCCCGGATGCCAGGTCAGCCTGTGGGTTTTatactcttcccttcctccctccatccccaggaGTGGGAGCTGGTGGTGCTGGGCAAGTTGAAGTGGAACCTGGCGGCTGTGACCCCCCATGACTTCATCGAGCACATCCTCCGCAAGCTGCCTCAGCCCAGCGAGAAGCTGTCTCTGATCCGCAAGCACGCTCAGACCTTCATCGCTCTGTGCGCCACTGGTAAGAGCTGCTGGAGCCCAGTGGGGGCCGGGTGCTGGGGAGGCCTTtgcggtggcggggggggggggattcaACGGGAGGAGGACCGCAGCCCTAACTTCCAGGGATTGGGGGGTCGAGGGGAGGGGGGTCCCAAGTAATCTAGAGTCCAAGGTTTCATTCCTGggctgttttcttccttcctttatctcAGCTggtatattttctctctctgccaaACTCATAAATGGTTTATGAGAACAGGTGtggtgagggggaaaaaaaaaaatagcgcccgttaaaatattctttatggTGTCTAAAGTGCTCTTTGAAGATTATATATACTGCCCTCTGGTCGTGTTTCAATCTTTCATCTTTGGAGGAAAAGGATGGCTTGGAGATAAGCCCAAGAGGAAATTTGGAGGGGGGCGGGATGCAAATACAGGTCTGAGGAACGCTGTCAAGATAAATACCGCCTGCCCTGATAAGTGGTGAGGGAGGCCAGAGGAATTCTTTTGGCTGCAGGTCATGTACTGCCTTCCGGCTGCTCCTTGTGCAGGGTTCGGGTGGACATGTGGGGTTTTCAGCAAGGACCGCTtcctgagcctgggctctgctgCCCTCCCTCCACGTGTTGGGGTTTTGATTGCAGCCTTTAACACTGAAACCGCCTTTTCATGTTAAGAGCTCTACACCCACCATTGATCCCGCAATGGATACATCGTCCTTGTTGGCCCATTTGCTTTGCAATTAACTGATAAACTAAAGGCAGTCTAAAGTTTGAGGCAGTCTCATAACACTGAACTTTGGCCAGTTTCCaccatctttttttccctcccccctAATGGTAGTGGCCATGGGAGAAACTCCGGACCCATCGTCGGCCAGGGTAGAGCGTCAGGCGTTCATATTTTCACAATCAGAAGTGTTAGGGAAAGAACTTGCTTGGGTGGATCTTTCCCCCGCACCGGGCGAGAGGGCGGGGTTCACGGTTGCCAGGAGTATGTACTGGAATTGCAAAGGTGGGCCTGGGGCTTGACTTCTTTCAGTATCTTGTTACATGTTACTCTGGAGCTTCCAAAGATGAGCACGTTATCTGCAATAGTGTTCATGCCCTGTTCACGGTCAAAAGGTCGAGCTTTGCTACTTACCACCCCGCGACCTCTCTGAACCTTTgcctcttcatctgcaaaatacgCCTATTGACACAGGATGCTCTTACAGCCTTTTCAGGTGGTTAGGAAAACGGACATCAGAAGAGAGATGATGTACAAGGAGGTCCTTTGTCAACCAGGCAAGGTGTAGGCGATGTGCCCTGGTACTAAATGTGAAAATGTCTCCGATTCTGACTCTTTTAACTGAGTGGATACAACGactttcctaaccctaaccctgctACCCCCATCTGAGTTTAGCAGGACGTCGTGCTCGGGCTTTGCGGGCTCAGATGCAGGGTCCAGCCCCCCACTGTGGATCCCAGAGCGGGCTTCCCGTCCCTGAGCTTCCCAGATCCAGGCCCAACCTCGTGGAATGTCCGTGCCCTGTGCCTTTCCTGCAGCCCTGGGGGACCATTCTTTGCCCATGATTCTTGCTGCCCTGCAGACCGTAGCCCTTCTTCTGCTTCCTCCCCTTCTGCTGTCTGGCCTGGCCCCTAGAGGTCAGCCCCTCATTGACTTGTCATTTTGTCTCCCAGGCCCCGCTGTCCCTTCCTCTCCATTGTGATGATTCACTGTGGAGAAGGGGTCAACCAGCCCTTTTCTCTCTAGGATGGCTGACCCCCGACCCTGTGCTCCCCCATCGCCCAGCTGTCGATAGCCAGAGCTCTGCTCTGACCTTGTCTCTTAACGGACGTACCTTTTGGGGTCCATCTGCCCACTCCTCCTCGCTGATCTCTGACTCGGGTCGGGAGGGTGGGTGGAGTGACCCAGGCCAAAAGCAGATCCCCCGATTGCCTAAAGGCCCATTCTCTAAAATTGGGGGTCCCATCCGCCACTCCTGGCCTTCTTGGCCAGGTCCTTGGGGCAGCTGCCACGTTTGGGGCCcgaggagggaggctgggattCAGGGACGGGACAGAGGTCTGAGGGGAGGCAGAGGAAGTCGGGAAGACTGCCTTTTGAGAGAGGAGCtagcctggggcaggggcaggggaggatGGGAATGAGAACTCCTCCAGCCGGGTACTGAGCGCCACGTGTGGACCGCTCAGAGCACAGGGAGGGTCTCAGACGTTTCCTGGGTCTAGAGGGGATGAGCCTGCCTGAGAGGCATTTCTTCCCCTGATCTGCCCTTGACTGTCTGCGTGGCCGAGTCACGTGGCATCCCGCTGCCTGGGGTTTTAGGGCCGCGGGCCTGACGGAGTAAAAGCCAAGGGGCTTGCTTTTCTTGAGGGGAACACCTTCCGGTTAGATGAGATGCCTCGTTCTGGGGCCAGGGTGTGAGGAATGGGCGCGTGCCTAGGACAGGCCGGCGGGAGTTACAGCAGCACAGGTCCTGCTCCGTTCCCCCCAGGGATCCAGGACGTTCTGCCTTGGAGCTCCAGGAGCACCGGCAGCCAGGGGCAGCGACCCTGGGGCTGTGTGGCTAGTTGAGGGGGAAAGCTGCTTGTGAAAGAGCTGGCGGTGGTCCCGCAGTCCGTGGAGAGTGCCTGTGTGTGAAAGGGGAAGAAGCGGGAAGGGCAGGGCTGTCAGTCCTCCTTCCCGGGGCTTGAGGCTTCACATGGTGGTGAGACGGAGAGAGgtgccctcttccctcccctgctcAGCCCTGAACAGCCCCTGGGGCAGGAACTCTGGCTGGTGCTGGTCAGTGGAGGCCATGGGGTGAGGGGGAGCCCTTCATAACCGCCTTCCCTAGAGCTTTGGACGCTGGGCAGCAGACCGTTCCTAGCATCCCCCTGGTGCCGCTCTGATGGCAGAGCCCCCAAGTCTGCCAACGAGGAAAGAGACCATTGGGATGACTCAGGATCGCACGCCGGCGTGGGGGAGATTCCTGATGCATGACATCATGCTGAACAGATGATTCCAGTTAGTTTAGAAGAGCCAGTGGCGTTGAGTTTGAACTTGGCGCGGGCGGGGGTGAGGGAGGACGTGTTTAGCCTCCCTACCCACGGCACCCCGCATCTCCC from Balaenoptera ricei isolate mBalRic1 chromosome 10, mBalRic1.hap2, whole genome shotgun sequence carries:
- the CCND2 gene encoding G1/S-specific cyclin-D2, with the protein product MELLCGEVDPVRRAVPDANLLHDDRVLQNLLTIEERYLPQCSYFKCVQKDIQPYMRRMVATWMLEVCEEQKCEEEVFPLAINYLDRFLAGVPTPKTHLQLLGAVCMFLASKLKETIPLTAEKLCIYTDNSIKPQELLEWELVVLGKLKWNLAAVTPHDFIEHILRKLPQPSEKLSLIRKHAQTFIALCATDFKFAMYPPSMIATGSVGAAICGLQQDEDVSSLTGDALVDLLAKITNTDVDCLKACQEQIEVVLLNSLQQYRQDQGDGSKSEDELDQASTPTDVRDIDL